One Cardinium endosymbiont cEper1 of Encarsia pergandiella genomic region harbors:
- the rplQ gene encoding 50S ribosomal protein L17 encodes MRHRNKINRLGRPAGHRKALLMNLSKSLIMHKRIVTTLAKGKVLRSFIEPILTRAKQDTTHARRMVFSHFQDKVPVKELFNHIVEKIEQRPGGYTRIIKLANRAGDNAAMCMIELVDYNDIYTKEAKVVKTPRRRKKKKTTPLVDEVVAETVSGQG; translated from the coding sequence ATGAGGCACAGAAATAAAATTAATCGGCTGGGTAGGCCTGCAGGTCATAGGAAAGCATTGCTTATGAATTTATCTAAGTCGCTTATTATGCATAAGCGTATTGTGACCACTTTGGCCAAGGGAAAAGTATTGCGTTCGTTTATTGAGCCTATTCTTACTAGAGCAAAGCAAGATACTACGCATGCTAGAAGAATGGTTTTTTCTCACTTTCAAGATAAAGTCCCCGTAAAAGAGCTTTTCAATCATATTGTTGAGAAAATTGAACAACGTCCAGGTGGTTATACACGCATCATTAAGTTAGCCAATCGTGCTGGAGATAATGCTGCTATGTGTATGATTGAATTAGTAGACTACAATGATATCTATACAAAAGAAGCCAAAGTCGTTAAAACGCCTCGGCGTAGGAAAAAGAAAAAAACTACTCCTCTTGTAGACGAAGTAGTTGCTGAAACAGTTTCTGGTCAAGGGTAA
- a CDS encoding DNA-directed RNA polymerase subunit alpha, which yields MSLLAFQMPKKIFVEQVDAFHGIFSFRPLEKGYGTTIGNALRRVLLSSLEGYAIVAIKIPGIRHEFSTIEGVREDLVQIILNLKQVRLKKKLEGGNDIISVRVNKPEFRAGDIVEATSFFEVLNPDLLICRLDASASFDIELHIMKYRGYLSAEEHKPKEPILDLIPIDAIFSPIISVQYRVENMRVEQRTDYEQLTFEVKTDGSITPEESVRQAAKLMIQHLNLLSGQEIVVQSLEDETVQILDEETVALQKNLRTHISELQCSSRVLNCLKSAGIETLEDLVTVKDFDTMKFRNFGRKSRDEIDQLLAEKHLKIGMDLSRYKLDG from the coding sequence ATGTCGTTATTAGCCTTTCAAATGCCAAAGAAGATATTTGTGGAGCAAGTTGATGCTTTTCATGGTATTTTTAGTTTTCGTCCACTTGAAAAGGGATATGGTACTACTATTGGTAATGCACTTAGACGTGTATTATTATCTTCTTTAGAAGGGTATGCTATTGTTGCGATTAAAATTCCTGGTATCCGTCACGAATTTTCTACGATTGAAGGGGTACGAGAAGATCTTGTACAAATCATTTTAAATCTTAAGCAGGTCCGCTTAAAAAAAAAATTAGAAGGTGGTAATGATATTATTTCTGTTCGGGTTAATAAACCTGAGTTTCGTGCAGGTGATATTGTAGAAGCTACTTCTTTTTTTGAAGTTTTAAATCCAGATCTATTGATTTGTAGGCTTGATGCATCGGCCAGTTTTGACATAGAACTTCATATAATGAAGTATAGGGGCTATCTTTCAGCTGAGGAGCATAAACCTAAAGAACCAATCTTAGATCTTATTCCTATTGATGCTATCTTTTCTCCTATTATCAGTGTACAGTATCGTGTTGAGAATATGCGTGTGGAGCAACGTACCGATTATGAGCAATTGACATTTGAAGTAAAAACAGATGGTTCTATAACTCCAGAAGAAAGCGTTAGACAAGCAGCTAAGTTAATGATTCAACACCTTAACTTGTTATCTGGTCAGGAAATTGTTGTGCAATCACTAGAGGATGAAACCGTTCAAATATTAGATGAAGAAACAGTAGCTCTGCAAAAAAATCTTAGAACCCATATTAGTGAGCTGCAATGTTCTTCTCGTGTATTAAATTGTCTTAAATCAGCAGGTATTGAAACTTTAGAAGATCTTGTAACCGTAAAAGATTTTGATACTATGAAGTTTAGAAACTTTGGTCGTAAGTCACGTGATGAAATTGATCAACTTTTGGCAGAAAAGCATCTAAAGATTGGTATGGATCTCTCTAGGTATAAATTAGATGGGTAG
- the rpsD gene encoding 30S ribosomal protein S4: protein MARYRGPKAKVARRYNSPIFGSSVGKVLQKKNYPPGQHGRRRKRRSQFGLQLMEQQKAKYTYGLLQRQFKNLCEKATKSKGITGELILQRLEARLDNTVYRLGIAATRGEARQMVSHRHITVNTKIVNIPSYTLKPGQIIGIAKKAEKIALIVYNIANSPSNKYSWLEWDPSLMVGKFLAFPQRSEIPEEINERSIVELHSK from the coding sequence ATGGCAAGATATCGTGGTCCAAAAGCCAAGGTTGCGAGAAGATATAACAGTCCGATATTTGGTTCATCTGTTGGTAAGGTATTACAGAAAAAAAATTATCCACCAGGGCAACATGGTAGAAGACGTAAAAGGCGTTCTCAATTTGGGCTTCAATTAATGGAGCAACAAAAAGCAAAGTATACCTATGGATTATTACAACGTCAGTTTAAAAATCTTTGTGAAAAAGCTACTAAAAGTAAAGGTATTACCGGTGAGCTAATCCTTCAGCGGCTAGAGGCTCGTTTAGACAATACGGTTTATAGGCTAGGCATTGCCGCTACACGAGGCGAAGCAAGGCAGATGGTATCTCATAGGCATATTACAGTAAATACTAAAATAGTAAATATTCCTTCTTATACTTTGAAGCCTGGCCAAATAATAGGCATAGCAAAGAAGGCAGAAAAAATAGCTTTGATTGTTTATAATATAGCAAATAGTCCATCCAATAAATATAGTTGGTTGGAGTGGGATCCATCATTGATGGTAGGTAAGTTTCTTGCCTTTCCACAGCGTTCTGAAATACCAGAAGAAATTAATGAACGAAGCATTGTGGAGCTCCATTCTAAATAG